Proteins from a genomic interval of Osmia bicornis bicornis chromosome 11, iOsmBic2.1, whole genome shotgun sequence:
- the LOC114878923 gene encoding uncharacterized protein LOC114878923 isoform X1, whose translation MKDTHWPVFICVLMATTVLSCRQSEFQCGNGRCVAQNKVCNVVDDCGDGSDEPRQCSPCNKTYYGDVGKTYDLELHRPKEDKVPYICKLTFSAPGGDFGDIVQLTFDSFTLGKFVSFTAEGCPDGSLQISEAQRPDVGGLWCGTSWGPAIYYSETPTVSITLKLLRLSKDQKGFNFDFRMAYKMIRKSDAVVRYGNPFVGMTQATGTPSSTESTSASSSSSEYANSSMAMPMQMVEQPSTSPKPSSEQYLGDLISGTYCSRIFSDCDRKKCRLQSPNFPGLYPRNLTCYYAVRQHDVPPGKHALISVKQPRGQLVAIRARAATQAESSPRELRLWKDCDVVQDYVTVYDGYTTRDPVILKFCGGGEPVPEATSSGTEILVEFTTSPYGTFLHPTPPHSLHGFQLEVQVKFVDADSPTYAKNKHCEFWLQGSGGGVLASPRHSLPRNSTCLYHLRGAGLTLPSPTPPRPLPKFPEQRPGTVWRRPAPRPVQPQFRVWLSILKFHVGTSLSTGGDEDCSTTLIVWDGEMMPLSECNDLLCEIEHQRHADRSAEPAHPLAARPAGNTTLLARYCKDMVPRTCDHAILQNTSRPCSLGESFVSRGSSLTIEMRMVESTALRPVNFRALYEFVDLHQDGDPYGSGPCSRIFYSRNRDHYPDRRFQAPRDIFLYGRGGAKNMSCVYRFEGEHDEIVKLRFNKLLNGNRTCRSVSSSDFNRLLCVGSDHFSVKVLDLPWPNAPPVQKDCLCSNRSLPMNVKSTSNIVEVHFTVLSMDALDDYNNLFFEGIWDFVKTNPCLQKRRMRGPSGEIKYKSPITDEDEKNCEKHPWLIDPGPNQYLYVKMHGTIMSNSSKCSTKNRIVVHTGGAIHVSVCPKPPIESRHHVVEVFSDGWAVSSNAMILAPSQDPIRTIVVEFLVKEPDTYTVTWLELTRRPSVTSTAGLQMPRDCDQRCPELDACINASLWCDGISHCPSGYDEALTHCSMLLQLPPLHLALGLIAIVTILAVICFVIWRICRQRASRSISQHRLKSISSATAIIDGKEVIC comes from the exons AGTTCCAATGCGGCAACGGACGCTGCGTCGCCCAGAACAAGGTGTGCAACGTCGTCGACGACTGCGGCGACGGCAGCGACGAGCCTCGACAGTGTTCTC CTTGCAACAAGACTTATTACGGCGACGTGGGGAAAACTTACGACCTGGAACTTCATCGACCAAAGGAGGATAAGGTGCCTTACATTTGCAAGCTCACCTTTAGCGCACCGGGTGGCGATTTCGGAGACATCGTTCAG TTGACGTTCGACAGCTTCACCCTGGGGAAATTCGTGTCGTTCACAGCGGAGGGATGCCCGGACGGGTCGCTGCAAATTTCGGAGGCCCAGCGACCGGACGTTGGCGGCCTCTGGTGCGGAACATCCTGGGGTCCTGCGATTTACTACAGCGAGACACCAACCGTCTCTATCACGTTGAAGCTGCTCCGACTCAGCAAGGATCAGAAGGGATTCAATTTTGATTTCAGGATGGCGTACAAAATGATTAGAAAGTCCGATGCCGTGGTGCGCTACGGGAATCCCTTCGTTG GAATGACGCAAGCAACGGGAACACCATCGTCGACCGAGTCGACGTCAGCCTCTTCGTCGTCGAGCGAATACGCGAACAGTTCGATGGCTATGCCTATGCAGATGGTGGAACAGCCATCAACCAGCCCGAAACCGAGCAGCGAGCAATACCTCGGAGACCTGATATCCGGTACATACTGTTCGCGCATATTCAGCGACTGCGACCGGAAGAAGTGCAGGCTCCAGTCGCCCAACTTTCCCGGCCTCTACCCGCGCAATCTCACCTGCTACTACGCG GTGAGGCAGCACGATGTACCACCAGGGAAACACGCCTTAATTTCGGTGAAACAACCTCGGGGTCAATTGGTTGCCATTAGGGCACGGGCAGCCACCCAGGCGGAATCATCGCCCCGTGAACTTCGCCTCTGGAAGGATTGCGACGTGGTTCAG GATTACGTGACCGTGTACGACGGCTACACCACCCGAGATCCGGTGATCCTGAAATTTTGCGGAGGAGGAGAACCAGTGCCAGAGGCGACCAGCAGCGGAACGGAGATCCTCGTCGAGTTCACCACGTCTCCTTACGGCACGTTTCTGCACCCCACACCGCCCCACTCTCTCCACGGCTTTCAATTAGAAGTGCAA GTGAAGTTTGTGGACGCAGACTCTCCGACGTACGCGAAAAACAAACACTGCGAGTTCTGGCTTCAAGGTAGCGGCGGAGGAGTGCTGGCTTCGCCTAGACACTCGTTGCCTAGGAACAGCACCTGTTTGTACCATCTTCGTGGAGCAGGGCTAACGCTACCGAGTCCGACACCGCCTCGTCCTTTGCCAAAGTTTCCGGAACAGAGGCCAGGAACGGTATGGAGGAGGCCAGCACCGCGGCCTGTACAGCCACAGTTTCGCGTGTGGCTGTCGATCCTCAAGTTTCACGTGGGTACCAGCTTGTCCACCGGCGGCGACGAGGACTGCTCTACCACCCTGATAGTATGGGACGGCGAGATGATGCCGTTGTCCGAGTGCAACGACCTCCTCTG CGAAATTGAGCATCAGAGACACGCGGACAGATCGGCAGAACCCGCTCATCCACTCGCGGCCCGTCCAGCGGGCAACACCACGCTCCTGGCCCGCTACTGCAAGGACATGGTACCAAGGACCTGCGATCACGCGATCCTTCAGAACACCAGTCGTCCCTGTTCTCTCGGGGAGAGCTTCGTTTCAAGGGGAAGTAGCCTGACCATCGAGATGCGGATGGTCGAGTCGACGGCTCTCAG GCCGGTGAATTTTCGAGCACTCTACGAGTTCGTCGATCTTCATCAAGACGGTGATCCTTACGGAAGCGGTCCTTGTTCGAGGATCTTCTACAGCCGCAATCGGGATCATTATCCTGATCGCAGATTCCAAGCGCCTCGCGACATCTTCCTTTATGGCCGTGGCGGGGCGAAAAATATGAG CTGCGTGTACCGATTCGAGGGCGAACACGACGAAATCGTGAAGCTGAGGTTCAACAAACTGCTGAATGGGAATCGAACTTGTCGCAGCGTCTCCAGTTCGGACTTTAATCGATTGTTATGCGTCGGTTCCGATCATTTCTCCGTAAAG GTGCTCGATCTTCCATGGCCGAACGCTCCTCCCGTTCAAAAGGATTGTCTTTGCTCGAATCGTTCTCTCCCCATGAACGTTAAATCCACGTCGAACATCGTCGAGGTGCATTTCACGGTGCTCTCGATGGACGCGTTGGACGATTACAATAATCTGTTCTTCGAGGGTATCTGGGATTTTGTGAAGACCAATCCGTGTTTGCAGAAACGCAGGATGAGAGGACCATCCGGGGAGATCAAGTATAAATCGCCGATCACCGATGAGGATGAG aaaaattgcGAGAAACATCCATGGTTGATCGATCCAGGACCGAATCAGTACCTCTACGTGAAGATGCACGGCACGATAATGTCGAACAGCAGCAAGTGCTCGACGAAGAACCGCATCGTGGTGCACACAGGTGGTGCAATCCACGTGTCCGTGTGTCCGAAACCGCCGATAGAATCGAGGCACCACGTGGTGGAGGTGTTCAGCGACGGCTGGGCCGTCAGCAGCAACGCGATGATCCTTGCACCGAGTCAGGACCCCATCAGGACCATCGTTGTGGAGTTTCTCGTTAAGGAACCAGACACGTATACAGTCACCTGGCTCGAGCTCACCAGAAG ACCGTCGGTGACATCGACGGCAGGCCTGCAAATGCCTCGAGATTGCGACCAACGGTGTCCAGAGTTGGACGCCTGCATAAACGCGTCCCTCTGGTGCGACGGCATCTCCCACTGTCCATCAGGTTACGACGAGGCCTTGACCCATTGCTCGATGCTGTTGCAACTGCCTCCTCTGCATCTGGCTCTCGGTCTAATCGCGATCGTCACGATCCTAGCCGTGATCTGCTTCGTGATCTGGCGCATCTGCAGGCAACGGGCGAGTCGCTCGATATCGCAGCACAGGCTGAAGAGCATCAGCTCAGCGACGGCCATCATCGACGGCAAGGAAGTGATTTGCTGA
- the LOC114878924 gene encoding annexin B9-like isoform X1, with protein sequence MSYGYQGPPVIQFPGHVPPPTSFGAPPGTPSAPGGASAPPYSQSGNFGFTNAPPTTFGMPQPYSPYPSTPYPVQPSHPVPGQCPAPAPGAYPQYMPQPVPQSTSPYPPQQTQQSYSNQPSGYPQQQNYAVYPNLQSVPEAKECFGGSSPYPSGPNAYSNNSNPYQGGSYPGGQGGGSYSPYGSKSASPRSYPAQAPRKDQFAPKLSPTVVPYGDFDPRADAEALRKAMKGFGTDEKTIINVLANRTNLQRQEIAVQFKTLYGKDLIKDLKSELSGNFEKLVLGMMMPLPQYYAKELHDAMSGIGTDECVLIEVLCTMSNHEIRVIKQAYEAMYGRSLEDDLSDDTSGNFKRLMVSLCCANRDESFDVDPAAAVEDAKELLRAGELRFGTDESIFNAILVQRNVPQLRQIFQEYENITGHTIEDAIENEFSGDIKKGLLAIVKCVKNRAAFFAEQLYKSMKGFGTDDTRLIRLVTTRSEIDMGEIKEAFRQQYDESLENFIAGDCSGHYKKCLLALIS encoded by the exons ATGAGTTACGGTTACCAA GGACCACCGGTGATTCAATTTCCGGGACATGTACCACCACCAACATCATTTGGAGCTCCACCTGGCACACCATCTGCCCCTGGTGGTGCTTCTGCTCCTCCTTATTCTCAAAGTGGCAATTTTGGTTTCACAAATGCTCCACCTACAACTTTTGGAATGCCACAGCCATATTCTCCTTATCCTTCGACTCCTTATCCTGTACAACCTAGTCATCCTGTTCCCGGACAATGCCCTGCTCCAGCACCAGGAGCTTATCCTCAATATATGCCTCAACCTGTTCCTCAATCTACCTCTCCTTATCCACCTCAACAGACACAACAATCATATTCTAATCAACCTTCTGGGTATCCACAACAGCAAAATTATGCTGTGTATCCAAATCTTCAAAGTGTACCAGAAGCAAAAGAATGTTTTGGTGGATCCTCTCCGTATCCATCCGGTCCTAATGCTTACTCAAATAATTCAAATCCCTATCAAGGTGGAAGCTATCCTGGGGGGCAGGGTGGTGGATCATACTCTCCTTATGGAAGTAAATCTGCCTCACCACGATCTTACCCAGCCCAAGCCCCCCGAAAAGATCAGTTTGCACCTAAG TTATCCCCTACTGTTGTACCATACGGTGATTTCGATCCGCGAGCAGATGCGGAAGCTTTAAGAAAGGCAATGAAAGGTTTTGGTACAGATGAAAAGACTATTATTAATGTACTTGCCAATCGCACTAATCTACAGCGTCAAGAGATTGCCGTTCAGTTTAAAACTTTGTACGGAAAg GATTTAATAAAAGATTTGAAGTCCGAATTATCGGGCAACTTTGAAAAGTTAGTTCTCGGTATGATGATGCCATTGCCACAATATTATGCCAAGGAACTGCATGACGCAATGTCCGGTATCGGAACCGACGAATGCGTACTTATCGAGGTATTATGCACAATGTCTAACCACGAGATTCGGGTGATTAAACAAGCTTACGAAGCAA TGTACGGAAGATCATTAGAAGATGATTTGAGTGACGATACTTCCGGCAATTTCAAACGGTTAATGGTATCGTTGTGTTGTGCCAACAGAGATGAGTCATTCGATGTAGATCCTGCAGCCGCAGTAGAAGATGCCAAAGAACTTCTCAGAGCTG GTGAACTTCGCTTTGGTACTGATGAATCAATATTCAATGCAATTCTTGTTCAGAGAAATGTTCCACAGTTGAGACAAATATTCCaagaatatgaaaatataactGGTCACACTATCGAAGATGCAATTGAGAACGAATTTTCAGGTGATATTAAGAAGGGCCTCCTTGCAATTG TGAAATGCGTGAAAAACAGAGCTGCCTTTTTCGCTGAACAATTATACAAAAGTATGAAAGGTTTCGGCACAGACGATACTCGTTTAATTAGACTGGTTACCACACGTTCTGAGATAGACATGGGAGAAATAAAAGAAGCATTCAGACAACAGTACGATGAATCGTTGGAAAACTTTATAGCC GGCGATTGTTCCGGTCATTACAAGAAATGCCTTCTGGCTCTTATTTCTTAA
- the LOC114878924 gene encoding annexin B11-like isoform X2, which yields MSYGYQLSPTVVPYGDFDPRADAEALRKAMKGFGTDEKTIINVLANRTNLQRQEIAVQFKTLYGKDLIKDLKSELSGNFEKLVLGMMMPLPQYYAKELHDAMSGIGTDECVLIEVLCTMSNHEIRVIKQAYEAMYGRSLEDDLSDDTSGNFKRLMVSLCCANRDESFDVDPAAAVEDAKELLRAGELRFGTDESIFNAILVQRNVPQLRQIFQEYENITGHTIEDAIENEFSGDIKKGLLAIVKCVKNRAAFFAEQLYKSMKGFGTDDTRLIRLVTTRSEIDMGEIKEAFRQQYDESLENFIAGDCSGHYKKCLLALIS from the exons ATGAGTTACGGTTACCAA TTATCCCCTACTGTTGTACCATACGGTGATTTCGATCCGCGAGCAGATGCGGAAGCTTTAAGAAAGGCAATGAAAGGTTTTGGTACAGATGAAAAGACTATTATTAATGTACTTGCCAATCGCACTAATCTACAGCGTCAAGAGATTGCCGTTCAGTTTAAAACTTTGTACGGAAAg GATTTAATAAAAGATTTGAAGTCCGAATTATCGGGCAACTTTGAAAAGTTAGTTCTCGGTATGATGATGCCATTGCCACAATATTATGCCAAGGAACTGCATGACGCAATGTCCGGTATCGGAACCGACGAATGCGTACTTATCGAGGTATTATGCACAATGTCTAACCACGAGATTCGGGTGATTAAACAAGCTTACGAAGCAA TGTACGGAAGATCATTAGAAGATGATTTGAGTGACGATACTTCCGGCAATTTCAAACGGTTAATGGTATCGTTGTGTTGTGCCAACAGAGATGAGTCATTCGATGTAGATCCTGCAGCCGCAGTAGAAGATGCCAAAGAACTTCTCAGAGCTG GTGAACTTCGCTTTGGTACTGATGAATCAATATTCAATGCAATTCTTGTTCAGAGAAATGTTCCACAGTTGAGACAAATATTCCaagaatatgaaaatataactGGTCACACTATCGAAGATGCAATTGAGAACGAATTTTCAGGTGATATTAAGAAGGGCCTCCTTGCAATTG TGAAATGCGTGAAAAACAGAGCTGCCTTTTTCGCTGAACAATTATACAAAAGTATGAAAGGTTTCGGCACAGACGATACTCGTTTAATTAGACTGGTTACCACACGTTCTGAGATAGACATGGGAGAAATAAAAGAAGCATTCAGACAACAGTACGATGAATCGTTGGAAAACTTTATAGCC GGCGATTGTTCCGGTCATTACAAGAAATGCCTTCTGGCTCTTATTTCTTAA